From Achromobacter spanius, a single genomic window includes:
- a CDS encoding enoyl-CoA hydratase-related protein, translating to MSAGLKVARDGAVLTLTIDRQDRRNALDTATYAALTEQISLASADVAVSAVILTGAGEHFTAGNDLRDFQAERGAGDSAGLTFLRALTTADVPVIAAVEGYAIGIGVTLLQHCDFVHIGEGATLRMPFVALGLCPEGASSLLMPRLVGRRAAQWLMQGKAFSAQEAVDAGLATSVTPKGEALAAAQATAADLARQPPAALRLTKAMMKRADRQAIQETLDYEAQQFRARLQTEEAQAAFAKFFKK from the coding sequence ATGAGCGCCGGCCTGAAGGTGGCGCGTGACGGCGCCGTCCTCACGCTGACGATCGACCGCCAGGACCGCCGTAACGCGCTCGACACCGCCACCTATGCCGCGCTGACCGAGCAGATTTCGCTGGCCAGCGCGGACGTGGCAGTGTCGGCCGTCATCCTGACGGGCGCGGGCGAACACTTCACCGCGGGCAACGACCTGCGCGACTTCCAGGCCGAACGCGGAGCGGGCGACAGCGCCGGGCTGACGTTCCTGCGCGCGCTGACCACGGCCGACGTGCCGGTGATCGCCGCGGTCGAGGGCTACGCCATCGGCATCGGCGTGACGCTGCTGCAGCATTGCGATTTTGTGCACATTGGGGAAGGCGCGACCCTGCGCATGCCGTTTGTCGCCCTGGGGCTGTGTCCGGAGGGCGCGTCCAGCCTGCTGATGCCGCGCCTGGTGGGACGGCGGGCAGCGCAGTGGCTGATGCAGGGCAAGGCGTTTTCCGCGCAAGAGGCCGTGGACGCCGGCCTGGCCACGTCCGTCACGCCCAAGGGCGAGGCGCTGGCCGCGGCCCAGGCCACCGCCGCCGACCTGGCGCGCCAGCCGCCGGCCGCGTTGCGCCTGACCAAGGCCATGATGAAGCGGGCGGACCGCCAGGCCATCCAGGAGACGCTGGACTACGAAGCCCAGCAGTTCCGCGCCCGCCTGCAGACCGAAGAGGCGCAGGCGGCATTCGCCAAATTCTTCAAGAAATAA
- a CDS encoding NAD(P)H-dependent flavin oxidoreductase has translation MPHPLVTDLYGQMSLPVISAPMFIVSNPKLVIAQCTSGIVGSFPALNARPQTLLTDWLDEVQAGLASYREANPGARVAPFAVNQIIHQSNDRLEQDLAVCASHRVPLIITSLRAPGDLVKGVHDWGGKVFHDVTTIRHAEKALEAGVDGLILVCAGAGGHAGTLSPFALISEVRRFYDGPLILSGAITSGAHILAAQAMGADFAYMGTRFIASEEANASDGYKSAIVEASASDILYTPFFTGIPGNYLKASIAAAGLDPANLPAPDTGASNFGTTRVKPWKDIWGAGQGVGGIASVEPTRKIVDTLRHEYAEAKARLASGPHA, from the coding sequence ATGCCCCATCCCCTCGTGACTGATTTGTATGGCCAGATGTCCCTGCCGGTCATCAGCGCCCCGATGTTCATCGTCTCCAATCCCAAGCTGGTCATCGCCCAATGCACGAGCGGCATCGTGGGGTCGTTTCCCGCGCTGAATGCACGCCCGCAGACGCTCCTGACCGACTGGCTCGACGAAGTCCAGGCCGGCCTGGCGTCGTACCGCGAGGCCAATCCCGGCGCCCGCGTCGCGCCGTTCGCCGTCAACCAGATCATCCACCAGTCCAACGACCGCCTGGAACAGGATCTGGCGGTATGCGCCAGCCACCGGGTGCCGCTCATCATCACCAGCCTGCGCGCCCCCGGCGACCTGGTGAAGGGCGTGCACGACTGGGGCGGCAAGGTCTTCCATGACGTCACCACGATCCGCCACGCCGAAAAGGCGCTGGAAGCCGGCGTCGATGGCCTGATCCTGGTGTGCGCGGGCGCGGGCGGCCATGCCGGCACGCTCAGCCCCTTCGCGCTGATTTCCGAAGTGCGCCGCTTCTACGACGGCCCCCTGATCCTGTCGGGCGCCATCACCTCGGGCGCGCACATCCTGGCCGCGCAAGCCATGGGCGCGGACTTCGCCTACATGGGCACGCGCTTCATCGCCAGCGAGGAAGCCAACGCCAGCGACGGCTACAAGTCCGCGATCGTCGAGGCCAGCGCGTCGGACATCCTGTACACGCCCTTCTTCACCGGCATTCCGGGCAACTATCTGAAGGCCAGCATCGCCGCCGCGGGCCTGGATCCGGCCAACCTGCCCGCGCCGGACACCGGCGCGTCCAATTTCGGGACCACCCGCGTCAAACCCTGGAAGGACATCTGGGGCGCCGGCCAGGGCGTGGGCGGCATCGCCAGCGTCGAACCCACCCGCAAGATCGTCGACACGCTGCGGCATGAATACGCCGAGGCAAAGGCCCGCCTGGCCTCGGGACCGCACGCATGA
- a CDS encoding TetR/AcrR family transcriptional regulator: MGITPQPVQKRARAGRPPTLAAPRERILEEAAKLFARSGYDGSSISDLAGAIGVSKAAIYHYYPTKQDIYDAIILEVLEGLTHTVGRDVAGAEGGAARLRAFMVGHARYFEQHHAQFVTMLIGYSGMALSERDDAARLRDNYEKLLREVIAQGVADGAFRALDVAATGRAVLSMLNWMVRWYKPGQGDSAESIADGYFDLLVGGMRA; the protein is encoded by the coding sequence ATGGGCATCACCCCCCAACCCGTTCAGAAACGTGCCCGCGCGGGCCGGCCGCCCACTTTGGCCGCCCCGCGCGAACGCATTCTGGAAGAAGCCGCCAAGCTGTTCGCGCGCAGCGGTTACGACGGCAGCTCCATTTCCGACCTGGCCGGCGCCATCGGCGTGTCCAAGGCGGCCATCTATCACTATTACCCGACCAAGCAGGACATCTACGACGCCATCATTCTCGAGGTGCTGGAGGGCCTGACGCACACCGTCGGCCGCGACGTGGCCGGCGCCGAGGGCGGCGCGGCCCGCCTGCGCGCCTTCATGGTGGGACATGCCCGTTACTTCGAGCAGCACCACGCCCAGTTCGTGACGATGCTGATCGGCTATTCCGGCATGGCGCTTTCCGAGCGCGACGATGCTGCCCGCCTGCGCGACAACTACGAAAAGCTGTTGCGCGAGGTCATCGCACAGGGCGTCGCCGACGGCGCATTCCGCGCGCTGGATGTGGCCGCCACAGGCCGCGCCGTGCTGTCGATGCTGAACTGGATGGTGCGCTGGTACAAGCCCGGGCAGGGCGACAGCGCCGAATCCATCGCCGACGGCTATTTCGATCTGCTGGTGGGCGGCATGCGCGCCTGA
- a CDS encoding acyl-CoA dehydrogenase family protein: MALDTETLNLLIDAVRRFVHERLIPAEDELAASGEVPPDIVNEMRDLGLFGLSISPDFGGLGLTMEEEVRVVFELGQTSPAFRSLAGTNIGIGSQAIVLAGTDEQRANYLPKLASGELIGSFALTEPDAGSDAMSLRVSAERDGDFYVLNGTKRYITNAPIAGLFSVMARTAPERRANSISCFLVEAGTPGLIIGKPDKKMGQAGALTSDVVFDNCRVPASALLGGEEGNGFRTSMRVLDKGRLHISALCVGIADRLLRDAVKYATERKQFGQPIAEFQLIQAMIADSQAELYAARCMVLDAARMRDRGENTTMQAACCKLFSTEMVGRVADRAVQIHGGAGYMSEYAVERFYRDVRLFRIFEGTSQIQQLVIARETIKAHS, from the coding sequence ATGGCCCTCGACACCGAAACCCTGAACCTCCTGATCGACGCCGTCCGCCGCTTCGTCCACGAACGCCTGATTCCCGCCGAGGACGAGCTGGCCGCCAGCGGCGAAGTGCCGCCGGACATCGTCAACGAAATGCGCGACCTGGGCCTGTTCGGCCTGTCCATCTCGCCGGATTTCGGCGGCCTGGGCCTGACGATGGAAGAAGAGGTCCGCGTCGTGTTCGAACTGGGCCAGACCTCGCCCGCCTTCCGCTCGCTGGCCGGCACCAACATCGGCATCGGCTCGCAAGCCATCGTCCTGGCCGGCACCGACGAGCAGCGCGCCAACTACCTGCCCAAGCTGGCCAGCGGCGAGCTCATCGGGTCCTTCGCGCTGACCGAGCCCGATGCCGGTTCCGACGCCATGTCGCTGCGCGTGTCCGCCGAGCGCGATGGCGACTTCTACGTGCTGAACGGCACCAAGCGCTACATCACCAACGCGCCGATCGCCGGCCTGTTCTCCGTGATGGCGCGCACCGCGCCCGAGCGTCGCGCCAATTCGATTTCGTGCTTCCTGGTCGAAGCCGGCACGCCGGGCCTCATCATCGGCAAGCCGGACAAGAAGATGGGCCAGGCCGGCGCGCTGACCAGCGACGTCGTGTTCGACAACTGCCGCGTGCCGGCCAGCGCGCTGCTGGGCGGGGAAGAAGGCAACGGCTTCCGGACCTCCATGCGCGTGCTGGACAAGGGCCGCCTGCATATTTCGGCACTGTGCGTCGGCATCGCCGACCGCCTGCTGCGCGACGCCGTGAAGTACGCCACCGAGCGCAAGCAGTTCGGCCAGCCCATCGCCGAATTCCAGCTCATCCAGGCCATGATCGCCGACAGCCAGGCCGAGCTCTACGCGGCCCGCTGCATGGTGCTGGACGCCGCCCGCATGCGCGACCGCGGCGAAAACACGACGATGCAGGCCGCCTGCTGCAAGCTCTTCTCCACCGAAATGGTGGGCCGCGTCGCCGACCGCGCGGTGCAGATCCACGGCGGCGCGGGCTACATGTCCGAGTACGCGGTGGAGCGCTTCTACCGCGACGTGCGCCTGTTCCGCATCTTTGAGGGCACCTCGCAGATCCAGCAACTGGTGATCGCGCGCGAGACCATCAAGGCGCATTCCTGA
- a CDS encoding CaiB/BaiF CoA transferase family protein: MSQRPAPLTGIRVLDLTRVLAGPWCTQNLADLGAEVIKIERPGSGDDTRAWGPPYLKDEAGHDTTEAAYYLSANRNKMSVALDIASPRGAELVRELALQSDILVENFKVGGLSKYGLDYESLKELNPRLIYCSITGFGQTGPYASRPGYDFMIQGMGGLMSITGERDDLPGGGPQKAGVAVADLMTGMYSTVGILAALHERARSGLGQHIDMALLDCQVAMMANQNLNFMTSGVAPRRAGNAHQNLVPYQVFAASDGHLIVAVGNDSQFRNYCGAIGLPELSADPRFATNPQRVKNREELVPLLAERMATGERDHWLAALEGVGVPAGPINTLDQVYEDPHVLARNMKRELPHPAAGTVPVAASPLKFSGSPVEYRRAPPMLGEHTEQVLSEKLGLSAEEIQALAQSRA, encoded by the coding sequence ATGTCGCAACGTCCCGCTCCCCTCACCGGCATACGCGTGCTGGATCTGACCCGCGTGCTGGCGGGTCCCTGGTGCACCCAGAACCTGGCCGACCTCGGCGCCGAGGTGATCAAGATTGAACGGCCCGGCTCGGGCGACGACACGCGCGCCTGGGGTCCTCCGTACCTGAAGGACGAAGCGGGCCACGACACCACCGAGGCCGCCTACTACCTGTCGGCCAACCGCAACAAGATGTCGGTGGCGCTGGACATCGCGTCGCCGCGCGGCGCGGAGCTGGTGCGCGAACTGGCGCTGCAGAGCGACATCCTGGTCGAAAACTTCAAGGTCGGCGGGCTTTCCAAGTACGGCCTGGACTACGAGAGCCTGAAGGAACTGAACCCGCGTCTGATCTACTGCTCGATCACGGGCTTCGGCCAGACCGGCCCGTACGCCAGCCGTCCCGGCTATGACTTCATGATCCAGGGCATGGGCGGCCTGATGAGCATCACGGGCGAGCGCGACGACCTGCCCGGCGGCGGTCCGCAAAAGGCCGGCGTGGCTGTAGCCGACCTGATGACCGGCATGTATTCCACCGTCGGCATCCTGGCTGCGCTGCACGAGCGCGCCCGCAGCGGCCTGGGCCAGCACATCGACATGGCGCTGCTGGATTGCCAGGTCGCCATGATGGCCAATCAGAACCTGAACTTCATGACCTCTGGCGTCGCCCCGCGCCGTGCCGGCAACGCGCACCAGAACCTGGTTCCCTACCAGGTGTTCGCGGCCAGCGACGGTCACCTGATCGTGGCGGTGGGCAACGACAGCCAGTTCCGCAACTATTGCGGCGCGATCGGCCTGCCCGAGCTGTCGGCCGACCCGCGTTTTGCCACCAACCCGCAACGCGTGAAGAACCGCGAGGAACTCGTTCCGCTGCTGGCCGAACGCATGGCCACCGGCGAGCGCGACCATTGGCTTGCCGCGCTGGAAGGCGTGGGCGTGCCTGCCGGTCCCATCAACACGCTGGACCAGGTCTACGAAGACCCGCACGTCCTGGCCCGCAACATGAAGCGCGAGCTGCCCCATCCGGCCGCCGGCACCGTGCCGGTGGCCGCCAGCCCGCTGAAGTTTTCCGGCAGCCCGGTCGAGTACCGCCGCGCGCCGCCCATGCTGGGCGAGCACACCGAGCAGGTCCTGTCCGAAAAGCTGGGGCTGTCGGCCGAAGAAATCCAGGCGCTGGCCCAGAGCCGCGCCTGA
- a CDS encoding 3-hydroxyacyl-CoA dehydrogenase, which produces MTEIQTIGVVGAGAMGRGIAQIAAQAGLRVRLYDTSSEAIAAARESLRQTWEKLAQKGKLTAADAQAALERVESATALTDMANCQLVVEAIVERLDVKRDLFAALEGVVADDCILASNTSSLSITAIAAACKRPQRVAGYHFFNPVALMKVVEVIDGLRSAPEVGDALAELARRMGHTPVRAKDMPGFIVNHAGRGMNTEGLRVAQEAVATFAQVDAVMREQAGFRMGPFELLDLTALDVSHPVMESIYRQFFDEPRFRPSPITTVRLAGGLIGRKAGEGFYVYADGQKQVPAEVAAPALPDGLKVWVSPKHGEGYARASALVEKLGGTLVTGSTPDADALILVTPFGEDVSTSVSAQGLNAGRTVGLDTLYAFDNAKRRTIMVSPATEDKWRDAAHALLAADGVPVTVIEDSPGFIAQRIVAHIVNIACDIAQQKIATPEDIDLAVTLGLGYPVGPLALGDKLGADRILEILKSMQRVTGDTRYRPSLWLQRRVQLGMSLVKSSAAD; this is translated from the coding sequence ATGACGGAGATTCAAACCATCGGCGTCGTGGGCGCCGGGGCCATGGGGCGCGGCATCGCGCAGATCGCGGCGCAAGCCGGCCTGCGCGTGCGTCTGTACGACACCAGTTCGGAGGCCATCGCGGCCGCGCGCGAGTCGCTGCGTCAGACCTGGGAGAAGCTGGCTCAGAAGGGCAAGCTGACCGCCGCCGACGCGCAAGCTGCCCTTGAACGCGTCGAATCGGCCACCGCGCTGACCGACATGGCGAACTGCCAGCTCGTGGTCGAGGCCATCGTCGAGCGGCTGGACGTCAAGCGGGACCTGTTCGCGGCGCTGGAAGGCGTGGTTGCCGACGACTGCATCCTGGCGTCCAACACCTCGTCGCTGTCCATCACCGCCATTGCGGCCGCCTGCAAGCGTCCGCAACGCGTGGCCGGCTATCACTTCTTCAATCCGGTTGCACTGATGAAGGTGGTTGAAGTCATCGACGGCCTGCGCAGCGCGCCGGAAGTGGGCGACGCGCTGGCCGAGCTGGCCCGCCGCATGGGCCACACGCCCGTGCGCGCCAAGGACATGCCGGGCTTCATCGTCAACCACGCCGGCCGCGGCATGAATACCGAAGGCCTGCGCGTGGCGCAGGAGGCCGTGGCCACCTTCGCCCAGGTCGACGCCGTGATGCGTGAGCAGGCTGGTTTCCGCATGGGACCGTTCGAACTGCTGGACCTGACCGCGCTCGACGTCTCGCATCCGGTGATGGAATCCATCTACCGCCAATTCTTCGACGAGCCGCGCTTTCGCCCGTCGCCGATCACGACCGTGCGCCTGGCGGGCGGGCTGATTGGCCGCAAGGCCGGCGAAGGCTTCTACGTCTACGCCGACGGCCAGAAGCAGGTGCCGGCCGAAGTGGCCGCGCCCGCGCTGCCCGACGGCCTGAAGGTCTGGGTCAGCCCCAAGCACGGCGAAGGCTACGCCCGCGCGTCCGCGCTGGTTGAAAAGCTGGGCGGCACGTTGGTCACGGGTTCCACGCCCGACGCCGATGCGCTGATCCTGGTCACGCCGTTCGGCGAAGACGTGTCCACCAGCGTTTCCGCGCAGGGCCTGAACGCGGGCCGCACGGTCGGCCTGGATACGCTGTATGCGTTCGATAACGCCAAGCGCCGCACGATCATGGTCTCGCCCGCCACCGAGGACAAGTGGCGCGACGCGGCCCATGCGCTGCTGGCCGCCGATGGCGTGCCCGTCACGGTGATCGAGGATTCGCCCGGCTTCATCGCGCAACGCATCGTGGCGCACATCGTGAACATCGCGTGCGACATCGCGCAGCAGAAGATCGCCACGCCCGAAGACATCGACCTGGCCGTGACGCTGGGCCTGGGTTACCCGGTGGGCCCGCTGGCCCTGGGCGACAAGCTGGGCGCCGACCGCATCCTGGAAATCTTGAAGAGCATGCAACGCGTGACGGGCGACACCCGTTACCGTCCCAGCCTGTGGCTGCAGCGCCGCGTGCAGTTGGGCATGTCGCTGGTGAAGTCGTCGGCGGCGGACTGA
- a CDS encoding c-type cytochrome, with protein sequence MSNEQEHIEEHASPIKTPKQLIVTIVLAFVVPIAIIILLVNMVVTGTKTGAGSDALSGEAVARRIAPVAGFELVDANAPKVFKTGEQVFATVCTACHTAGVAGAPKLGDNAAWAPFIKAGYDEMMKVALHGKGGMPAKGGNPALSDYEVARAVVYMANKSGASLPEPAAPAEEGAKKEGEAAAPAAPAAAPAAAPAAAAAPAQAAPAAAAPAAAAPAAAAPAPEQKAAAVNPAGEQLYKTACFACHATGVANAPKFGDKAAWEPYIKTGMDAMVKVAMTGKGVMPPKGGAANASEDDIRAAVEFMVNAAK encoded by the coding sequence ATGAGCAACGAGCAGGAACACATAGAAGAGCACGCCTCCCCCATCAAGACCCCGAAGCAACTGATCGTCACGATCGTCCTCGCTTTCGTGGTTCCCATCGCCATCATCATCCTTCTGGTGAATATGGTCGTCACCGGCACCAAGACCGGCGCCGGCTCGGATGCCCTGTCCGGCGAAGCCGTTGCCCGGCGTATCGCACCGGTGGCGGGATTCGAACTGGTCGACGCCAACGCACCCAAGGTCTTCAAGACCGGCGAACAAGTCTTTGCCACCGTCTGTACGGCCTGTCACACCGCCGGCGTGGCTGGCGCACCCAAGCTGGGCGACAACGCCGCGTGGGCGCCGTTCATCAAGGCTGGCTACGACGAGATGATGAAGGTCGCGCTGCACGGCAAGGGCGGCATGCCTGCCAAGGGCGGCAACCCGGCCCTGTCCGACTACGAAGTCGCGCGCGCCGTGGTCTACATGGCCAACAAGTCGGGCGCATCGCTGCCGGAACCGGCGGCCCCCGCTGAAGAAGGCGCCAAGAAGGAAGGCGAAGCCGCTGCACCGGCAGCACCTGCTGCTGCTCCGGCCGCTGCTCCCGCTGCTGCTGCCGCTCCCGCCCAAGCTGCTCCTGCTGCCGCAGCACCGGCTGCCGCAGCACCGGCTGCCGCAGCTCCCGCCCCCGAGCAAAAGGCCGCCGCCGTCAACCCGGCCGGCGAACAGCTCTACAAGACGGCCTGTTTCGCCTGCCACGCCACGGGCGTCGCCAATGCGCCCAAGTTCGGCGACAAGGCCGCCTGGGAGCCCTACATCAAGACCGGCATGGACGCCATGGTGAAGGTCGCGATGACGGGCAAGGGCGTGATGCCTCCCAAGGGCGGCGCAGCCAATGCCTCCGAAGACGATATCCGCGCAGCCGTGGAGTTCATGGTGAACGCCGCCAAGTAA
- a CDS encoding LysR family transcriptional regulator, which translates to MQSKRPKAQTHSDRPFAGPGDAAAQLSWDDLRIIKTLSDCGNRSIAAEKLGINASTVSRRVAHAEAALGVALFDRRLAGYKLTPEGIELRALSERVELDVVSVARRISGAAHDPQGTLRVATSDSLLLYFLTPIIAEFRAAHPSLSIEVLVGNDTLDLARDESDIALRATRRPPESWVGRKLAGIAWAPYGAAQQFRRKAPAADRLYELDWVSYAGGLSGLKAAHYLESRVSPSRIAYRTDSVAAVSAGISAGLGMGYLPCMLGDTMTDVVRVGPVVPELQDELWLLTHPDIRGSRRVQAFMRFCAAAVARQKALIEGRLALHAAKP; encoded by the coding sequence GTGCAGTCCAAACGCCCCAAAGCTCAGACGCATTCCGATCGCCCCTTCGCCGGACCGGGCGATGCTGCGGCACAGTTGTCGTGGGATGACCTGCGCATCATCAAGACGCTGAGCGATTGCGGCAATCGATCGATCGCTGCCGAAAAGCTCGGCATCAATGCTTCTACGGTTTCGCGTCGCGTGGCGCACGCCGAAGCCGCGTTGGGCGTCGCCTTGTTCGACCGGCGGCTCGCGGGCTACAAGCTGACCCCTGAGGGCATTGAACTGCGTGCGCTGAGCGAGCGCGTCGAACTCGATGTCGTCAGCGTGGCCAGGCGGATATCCGGCGCCGCGCACGATCCGCAGGGCACGCTTCGCGTTGCCACCAGCGATTCGCTCCTCCTGTATTTCCTGACCCCGATCATTGCCGAGTTCAGGGCCGCGCATCCTTCGTTGTCGATCGAGGTGCTGGTCGGAAATGACACGCTCGATCTTGCCCGTGACGAATCCGATATTGCCCTCAGAGCAACGCGGCGCCCGCCAGAGAGCTGGGTAGGGCGCAAGCTGGCCGGCATCGCCTGGGCGCCGTATGGCGCCGCCCAGCAGTTTCGCCGCAAGGCGCCCGCCGCTGATCGCCTCTATGAACTGGATTGGGTGTCCTACGCGGGCGGACTGTCCGGGCTCAAGGCCGCGCACTATCTTGAAAGCCGCGTCTCGCCCTCGCGCATTGCGTACCGCACGGACTCGGTTGCCGCGGTAAGCGCGGGCATCTCCGCCGGCCTGGGCATGGGCTATCTGCCCTGCATGCTGGGCGACACGATGACCGACGTGGTGCGTGTTGGCCCCGTCGTGCCCGAGCTTCAGGACGAGCTATGGCTGCTCACCCATCCTGACATCCGCGGATCCCGGCGCGTTCAGGCCTTCATGCGTTTTTGCGCCGCGGCCGTGGCCAGGCAAAAGGCGCTGATCGAGGGCCGCCTGGCCCTCCACGCCGCCAAGCCATAA
- a CDS encoding Rid family hydrolase — protein sequence MTTQTNPLDKKTAYWGVPWEDAYGYAQAVQVGNEIYVSGQLNHDKDGNLIAPADLDDQGKPRDFSTMEAQMRATYENLATLLGKFGATLDNVVEETLYVLDVDAAFAAAGKVRKAAYGTDRPQVASNLIGVSRLAMPPQLIEIACKAILRPKDSV from the coding sequence ATGACGACCCAAACGAATCCGCTCGACAAGAAAACCGCCTACTGGGGCGTGCCGTGGGAAGACGCATATGGCTACGCGCAGGCGGTGCAGGTGGGCAACGAAATCTATGTGTCGGGCCAGTTGAACCACGACAAGGACGGCAACCTGATCGCCCCGGCCGACCTGGACGACCAGGGCAAGCCACGCGACTTCTCGACGATGGAAGCGCAGATGCGTGCGACCTACGAGAACCTGGCGACGTTGCTGGGCAAGTTCGGCGCGACGCTGGATAACGTTGTGGAAGAAACGCTGTATGTGCTGGATGTGGATGCCGCCTTTGCCGCCGCAGGCAAGGTGCGCAAGGCCGCGTACGGCACCGACCGCCCGCAAGTGGCCAGCAACCTGATCGGCGTATCCCGGTTGGCAATGCCCCCGCAATTGATCGAGATCGCTTGCAAGGCCATCCTGCGTCCCAAGGATTCCGTCTGA